A window from Streptomyces sp. NBC_00299 encodes these proteins:
- the thrC gene encoding threonine synthase, protein MTHQWRGIIEEYRDRLPVSDTTPVVTLREGGTPLVPAQVLSERTGCEVHLKVEGANPTGSFKDRGMTMAITRAKEEGAKAVICASTGNTSASAAAYAVRAGMVSAVLVPQGKIALGKMGQALVHGAKILQVDGNFDDCLALARALSDNYPVALVNSVNPVRIEGQKTAAFEIVDMLGDAPDIHVLPVGNAGNITAYWKGYKEYAADGVSKRTPRMWGFQASGSAPIVRGEIVKDPSTIATAIRIGNPASWQYALAARDESGGFIDEVTDREILRAYRLLAAQEGVFVEPASAASVAGLLKAAEQGKVDPGQRIVCTVTGNGLKDPDWAVAGAPQPVTVPVDAATAAERLGLA, encoded by the coding sequence ATGACCCACCAGTGGCGCGGAATCATCGAGGAGTACCGGGACCGGCTGCCCGTCTCCGACACCACGCCGGTCGTGACGCTCCGCGAGGGCGGCACGCCCCTCGTGCCCGCGCAGGTGCTCTCCGAGCGCACGGGCTGCGAGGTCCACCTCAAGGTGGAAGGCGCCAACCCGACCGGGTCCTTCAAGGACCGCGGCATGACCATGGCCATCACGCGGGCCAAGGAGGAGGGTGCGAAGGCCGTCATCTGCGCCTCCACCGGCAACACCTCCGCCTCCGCCGCGGCCTACGCCGTCCGCGCGGGCATGGTTTCGGCCGTTCTCGTCCCGCAGGGCAAGATCGCGCTCGGCAAGATGGGCCAGGCCCTCGTGCACGGCGCGAAGATCCTCCAGGTGGACGGCAACTTCGACGACTGCCTCGCGCTCGCCCGTGCCCTGAGCGACAACTACCCCGTGGCACTGGTCAATTCGGTCAACCCGGTGCGTATCGAGGGGCAGAAGACGGCCGCCTTCGAGATCGTGGACATGCTGGGCGACGCCCCCGACATCCACGTCCTGCCGGTGGGCAACGCGGGCAACATCACCGCGTACTGGAAGGGCTACAAGGAGTACGCCGCCGACGGTGTCTCGAAGCGGACCCCCCGCATGTGGGGTTTCCAGGCCTCCGGCTCCGCGCCCATCGTGCGCGGCGAGATCGTCAAGGACCCGTCCACCATCGCCACCGCGATCCGCATCGGGAACCCGGCGTCCTGGCAGTACGCGCTCGCCGCGCGGGACGAGTCCGGCGGGTTCATCGACGAGGTGACGGACCGTGAAATCCTGCGCGCCTACCGGCTGTTGGCCGCGCAGGAGGGCGTCTTCGTCGAGCCCGCGTCCGCCGCGTCCGTCGCCGGTCTGCTGAAGGCCGCCGAGCAGGGCAAGGTCGACCCGGGCCAGCGCATCGTCTGCACCGTCACCGGCAACGGCCTCAAGGACCCCGACTGGGCCGTCGCCGGCGCCCCGCAGCCCGTCACCGTCCCGGTCGACGCGGCGACGGCGGCCGAGCGGCTCGGGCT